GCGAACAGTTCGAAGTCGTGGAAGTGCAGGAGCGGACGCTTGGCGACCTGACCGACGAGGACGCGCAGGCCGAGGGGATGCGAGACTTGGCCCAGTATCGCGAGATGCTGAACCGCGCTCACGACGATTTCGAGTGGGACGACGGGAGCGAGGTAGTGCTGCATCGCTTCGAGGAGGTGGAGCCGTAGAGCGTGGATTGGTGGGTTCGTGATTTTGGTGTCGAGTGGTGATTCTCAGTTAGTAATTGATCGCTGCGCTACTCTGGCTTCCGAGGTTTTCGGGACGACGTGGCTTCCTGCTATCCGCCACGTGTGAGCAGGAAGCTTCATCAAAGTCGTTGCTCTCACTGCAGGAAGCCTCTCGTCACTGAGTCCACTCCAAAACTCACGACTGCTGATTCAGCTACCACTACCGATACCGATTCAGCTACCACTACCAACCAACTCACCACGCGAAGACCGCACAGCAAAAATCCGTTTCTAAGCGCCCGCTTCTTGGAGCGCGTCTTCGAGTTCGTCGCGCTGGGTGACGCCGACGAAACGCTCGACGACGCCGTCGTCGTTCTCGACGACGATGGTCGGAATCGAGCGGACCTGATACTCGTTGG
The sequence above is a segment of the Halorussus halophilus genome. Coding sequences within it:
- a CDS encoding ASCH domain-containing protein, with the translated sequence MADTDADTLLPNGRMREGALAGDVTQIHRGHQYAEEGDRFEIEGEQFEVVEVQERTLGDLTDEDAQAEGMRDLAQYREMLNRAHDDFEWDDGSEVVLHRFEEVEP